From Saccharothrix espanaensis DSM 44229, the proteins below share one genomic window:
- the metK gene encoding methionine adenosyltransferase translates to MSQHSSRLFTSESVTEGHPDKICDAISDSILDALLAKDPRSRVAVETLITTGQVHVAGEVTTETYADIPSIVREKILEIGYDSSAKGFDGRSCGVNVAIGAQSADIAQGVDTAYEQRVDGADDDIDKQGAGDQGLMFGYACTDTPELMPLPIALAHRLSRRLTAVRKDGTVPYLRPDGKTQVTIEYAGDQPVRLDTVVVSTQHADGIDLEKLLGVDIRQHVVAPEIEGLGLDTTDVRLLVNPTGRFVIGGPMGDAGLTGRKIIVDTYGGMARHGGGAFSGKDPSKVDRSAAYAMRWVAKNAVAAGLATRIEVQIAYAIGKAAPVGLFVETFGTETVDPTKIQQAIGEVFDLRPAAIIRDLDLLRPIYAPTAAYGHFGRTDVDLPWENTDRADALRAAAGA, encoded by the coding sequence GTGAGCCAGCACAGCAGCAGGCTGTTCACCAGTGAGTCGGTGACCGAGGGGCACCCGGACAAGATCTGCGACGCCATCAGCGACTCGATCCTGGACGCGCTGCTGGCCAAGGACCCGCGCTCGCGCGTCGCGGTGGAGACCCTGATCACCACCGGCCAGGTGCACGTGGCGGGCGAGGTCACCACCGAGACCTACGCCGACATCCCGTCGATCGTCCGGGAGAAGATCCTGGAAATCGGCTACGACTCGTCGGCCAAGGGCTTCGACGGCCGCTCGTGCGGCGTGAACGTGGCGATCGGCGCGCAGTCCGCGGACATCGCGCAGGGCGTCGACACCGCCTACGAGCAGCGCGTCGACGGTGCGGACGACGACATCGACAAGCAGGGCGCGGGCGACCAGGGCCTGATGTTCGGCTACGCGTGCACCGACACCCCGGAGCTCATGCCGCTGCCGATCGCGCTGGCCCACCGGCTGTCCCGGCGGCTGACCGCCGTGCGCAAGGACGGCACCGTCCCCTACCTGCGCCCGGACGGCAAGACCCAGGTCACCATCGAGTACGCGGGCGACCAGCCGGTCCGGCTGGACACCGTCGTGGTGTCCACCCAGCACGCGGACGGCATCGACCTGGAGAAGCTGCTCGGCGTCGACATCCGCCAGCACGTCGTCGCGCCCGAGATCGAGGGCCTCGGCCTGGACACCACCGACGTCCGCCTGCTGGTCAACCCGACCGGCCGGTTCGTCATCGGCGGCCCCATGGGCGACGCGGGCCTGACCGGCCGCAAGATCATCGTCGACACCTACGGCGGCATGGCCCGGCACGGCGGCGGCGCGTTTTCCGGCAAGGACCCGTCGAAGGTCGACCGGTCCGCCGCCTACGCGATGCGCTGGGTGGCGAAGAACGCGGTGGCGGCCGGCCTGGCCACCCGCATCGAGGTGCAGATCGCGTACGCGATCGGCAAGGCCGCCCCGGTGGGCCTGTTCGTGGAGACGTTCGGCACCGAGACGGTCGACCCGACCAAGATCCAGCAGGCCATCGGCGAGGTCTTCGACCTGCGCCCGGCCGCGATCATCCGCGACCTCGACCTGCTCCGCCCGATCTACGCCCCGACCGCCGCGTACGGCCACTTCGGCCGCACCGACGTCGACCTGCCGTGGGAGAACACCGACCGAGCGGACGCCCTGCGCGCGGCCGCTGGTGCGTGA
- the coaBC gene encoding bifunctional phosphopantothenoylcysteine decarboxylase/phosphopantothenate--cysteine ligase CoaBC, protein MTEAVDARPRVVLGVGGGIAAYKACEVLRRLTESGHAVRVVPTEGALNFVGAATFEALSGQPVHAGVFSDVPSVQHVKLGQEADLVVVAPATANLLAKAAHGLADDLLTNTLLTARCPVLLVPAMHTEMWEHPATQANVALLRARGVVVAEPASGRLTGKDTGKGRLPDPAEIVDLARLLLERPDALPRDMEGLHVAVSAGGTREPLDPVRFLGNRSSGRQGFALARVAAQRGARVTLVAAHTADLAPPAGVEVERVGSAAELRDAMHWVAKDADVVVMAAAVADFRPVDLAEHKIKKSDRDPDPVRLTRNPDILVELVGARRAGQVVVGFAAETGDGQGDVLDYGRAKLRRKGCDWLVVNAVGDGKAFEVEDNAGWLLSATGAETALPHGSKARLASAVWDSVIRTSRG, encoded by the coding sequence GTGACCGAGGCGGTCGACGCCCGCCCCCGCGTGGTGCTGGGGGTGGGCGGTGGGATCGCCGCCTACAAGGCGTGCGAGGTGCTGCGCCGGCTCACCGAGTCCGGTCACGCGGTGCGGGTCGTCCCCACCGAGGGCGCGCTGAACTTCGTCGGCGCGGCCACCTTCGAGGCCCTGTCCGGTCAGCCGGTGCACGCCGGCGTGTTCTCGGACGTCCCGTCCGTGCAGCACGTCAAGCTGGGGCAAGAGGCCGATCTGGTCGTCGTCGCGCCCGCGACGGCGAACCTGCTGGCCAAGGCCGCCCACGGGCTGGCCGACGACCTGCTCACCAACACCCTGCTCACCGCGCGCTGCCCGGTCCTGCTGGTCCCGGCGATGCACACCGAGATGTGGGAGCACCCCGCGACCCAGGCCAACGTGGCGCTGCTGCGCGCGCGCGGCGTGGTCGTGGCCGAGCCCGCCAGCGGCCGGCTGACCGGCAAGGACACCGGCAAGGGCCGGCTGCCCGACCCGGCCGAGATCGTCGACCTGGCCCGGCTGCTGCTCGAACGCCCCGACGCGCTGCCCCGCGACATGGAGGGCCTGCACGTGGCCGTCTCCGCCGGCGGCACCCGCGAGCCGCTGGACCCGGTGCGCTTCCTGGGCAACCGCTCCTCCGGCCGGCAGGGCTTCGCGCTGGCCCGGGTCGCCGCCCAGCGCGGCGCGCGGGTCACCCTGGTCGCCGCGCACACCGCCGACCTCGCCCCGCCCGCGGGCGTCGAGGTCGAACGGGTGGGCAGCGCCGCCGAGCTGCGCGACGCCATGCACTGGGTGGCCAAGGACGCCGACGTCGTGGTGATGGCCGCCGCCGTGGCCGACTTCCGCCCGGTCGACCTGGCCGAGCACAAGATCAAGAAGAGCGACCGCGACCCGGACCCGGTGCGGCTCACCCGCAACCCGGACATCCTGGTCGAACTGGTCGGCGCCCGGCGGGCCGGGCAGGTCGTCGTCGGCTTCGCCGCGGAGACCGGCGACGGTCAGGGCGACGTGCTGGACTACGGACGGGCGAAGTTGCGTCGCAAGGGCTGCGACTGGCTCGTGGTCAACGCGGTCGGCGACGGCAAGGCGTTCGAGGTCGAGGACAACGCAGGTTGGCTGCTGTCCGCGACCGGCGCGGAGACCGCCCTGCCGCACGGCTCGAAGGCCCGGCTGGCGTCCGCAGTGTGGGATTCGGTGATCCGCACTTCCCGAGGATGA
- the rpoZ gene encoding DNA-directed RNA polymerase subunit omega, producing MTTHTELGPLSGSPEGITNPPIDDLLEQVSSKYALVIYAAKRARQINDYYAQLGEGLLEYVGPLVEPGPREKPLSIALREIHAGLLEHTEGE from the coding sequence GTGACCACGCACACCGAGCTGGGCCCCCTGTCGGGTTCTCCGGAGGGCATCACCAACCCGCCGATCGACGACCTGCTGGAGCAGGTCAGCTCGAAGTACGCGCTGGTGATCTACGCGGCCAAGCGGGCGCGGCAGATCAACGACTACTACGCCCAGCTCGGCGAGGGCCTGCTGGAGTACGTCGGCCCGCTGGTCGAGCCGGGCCCGCGCGAGAAGCCGCTGTCCATCGCGCTCCGGGAGATCCACGCGGGTCTCCTCGAGCACACCGAGGGCGAGTGA
- the gmk gene encoding guanylate kinase — MSDGTGAGPGARARSRLTVLSGPSGVGKSSVLAELRRRDPDLHFSVSVTTRKPRPGEVDGVHYHFVDLAEFGKMVDNGKLLEHAEFAGNRYGTPREPVEAALAAGRPSLLEIELQGARQVRAAMPEARLVMLAPPSWEDLVERLTGRGTEDPAVVARRLEIAREELAAEPEFDEVVVNADVRSAATRLLDLVVGPPPVAR, encoded by the coding sequence GTGAGTGATGGCACCGGGGCGGGACCGGGCGCACGCGCCCGGTCCCGCCTCACCGTACTTTCCGGGCCCTCCGGCGTGGGCAAGTCCAGCGTGCTGGCCGAGCTCCGCCGCAGGGATCCCGACCTGCACTTCAGCGTCTCGGTGACCACCAGGAAGCCGAGGCCGGGCGAGGTCGACGGGGTGCACTACCACTTCGTGGACCTCGCCGAGTTCGGCAAGATGGTCGACAACGGCAAGCTCCTGGAGCACGCCGAGTTCGCCGGCAACCGCTACGGCACCCCCCGGGAGCCCGTGGAGGCCGCGCTGGCCGCCGGCCGGCCGTCCCTGCTGGAGATCGAGCTGCAAGGCGCCCGCCAGGTCCGGGCCGCGATGCCCGAGGCCCGGCTGGTCATGCTGGCCCCTCCGTCGTGGGAGGACCTGGTCGAGCGGCTGACCGGCCGCGGCACCGAGGACCCCGCCGTGGTGGCCCGCCGGCTGGAGATCGCCCGCGAGGAGCTGGCGGCCGAACCCGAGTTCGACGAGGTCGTGGTGAACGCCGACGTGCGGTCGGCGGCCACCCGCTTGCTAGACTTGGTGGTCGGCCCGCCGCCCGTCGCGCGCTAG
- the mihF gene encoding integration host factor, actinobacterial type, producing the protein MALPQLTEEQRAAALEKAAAARRARAELKERLKRGGTNLTTVLKDAESDEVLGKMKVSALLEALPGVGKVRAQQIMERLEIAPSRRLRGLGERQRKALLTEFSGE; encoded by the coding sequence GTGGCCCTTCCCCAGCTTACCGAGGAGCAGCGGGCCGCAGCGCTGGAGAAGGCTGCTGCCGCTCGTCGCGCTCGGGCTGAGCTCAAGGAGCGCCTCAAGCGTGGCGGCACGAACCTGACGACCGTGCTGAAGGACGCTGAGAGCGACGAGGTCCTTGGCAAGATGAAGGTGTCCGCGCTGCTTGAGGCGCTTCCTGGCGTCGGCAAGGTTCGCGCGCAGCAGATCATGGAGCGGCTTGAGATCGCTCCGAGCCGTCGGCTGCGCGGCCTGGGTGAGCGGCAGCGCAAGGCGCTGCTCACCGAGTTCAGCGGCGAGTGA
- the pyrF gene encoding orotidine-5'-phosphate decarboxylase, translating into MRFGERLVKATAAHGPLCVGIDPHPGLLDAWGLPRDASGLERFALTCVEAFGGHVAVVKPQAAFFEAYGSRGVAVLERVVADLRGSGTLVLVDAKRGDIGSTMAAYAQAYLADGSPLAGDAVTLSPYLGFGSLDPALDAARASGRGVFVLALTSNPEGSPVQRATGPDGRSVAQSIVDQAAVRNAGADPLGDVGLVVGATVGELDADLSDLHGPVLAPGFGAQGATVADLRRVFGEDLRGVLPASSRDVLRHGPDSASLRSAARAVGDSLGL; encoded by the coding sequence GTGAGGTTCGGCGAACGGCTGGTCAAGGCCACCGCTGCGCACGGCCCCCTGTGCGTCGGCATCGACCCCCACCCGGGGCTGCTCGACGCCTGGGGGCTGCCCCGCGACGCGTCGGGCCTGGAGCGGTTCGCGCTGACCTGCGTGGAGGCGTTCGGTGGCCACGTGGCCGTGGTGAAGCCCCAGGCGGCCTTCTTCGAGGCGTACGGCTCGAGGGGCGTGGCGGTGCTGGAACGGGTCGTGGCGGACCTGCGGGGCAGCGGCACGCTGGTCCTGGTGGACGCCAAGCGCGGCGACATCGGCTCCACCATGGCCGCCTACGCCCAGGCGTACCTCGCCGATGGCTCGCCGCTGGCCGGTGACGCCGTCACGCTGTCGCCGTACCTCGGTTTCGGGTCGCTGGACCCGGCGCTGGACGCGGCGCGCGCGAGCGGGCGTGGCGTGTTCGTGCTGGCTTTGACGTCGAATCCCGAGGGCTCCCCGGTGCAGCGCGCGACCGGCCCGGACGGGCGTTCGGTGGCCCAGTCGATCGTCGATCAGGCGGCCGTGCGCAACGCCGGCGCGGACCCCCTGGGCGACGTCGGACTGGTCGTCGGCGCGACCGTGGGCGAACTCGACGCCGACCTGTCTGACCTGCACGGACCTGTCCTGGCGCCAGGTTTCGGGGCCCAGGGCGCGACGGTCGCGGACCTGCGCCGGGTGTTCGGCGAAGACCTGCGCGGGGTGCTCCCGGCGAGCTCCCGGGACGTGCTCCGGCACGGCCCGGACTCCGCAAGTTTGCGGTCCGCGGCGAGGGCGGTGGGCGACTCGCTGGGGCTGTGA
- the carB gene encoding carbamoyl-phosphate synthase large subunit: MPKRTDLKHVLVIGSGPIVIGQACEFDYSGTQACRVLRDEGLRVSLVNSNPATIMTDPEFADATYVEPITPEFVEKVIAAERPDAILATLGGQTALNTAIALHERGVLEKYDVELIGADIDAIQRGEDRQIFKDLVRKIGAEVPRSAVCRTMDEVRATVAELGLPVVIRPSFTMGGLGSGMAHTPEQLERLAASGLAESPVTEVLIEESVLGWKEYELELMRDRNDNVVVVCSIENIDPMGVHTGDSVTVAPAMTLTDREYQHMRDVGIAVIREVGVDTGGCNIQFAINPETGRMVVIEMNPRVSRSSALASKATGFPIAKIAAKLAIGYALDEIRNDITGETPASFEPTLDYVVVKVPRFAFEKFPGADRTLTTTMKSVGEAMSIGRSFAEALGKALRSMETKAAGFWTTPDPDTTLESTLDELRAGHDGRLYTVDRALRLGATIEQVHEASGIDPWFVEQIAWLVALGREIEDAPVLDERLLRKAKRAGLSDRQIAALRSELAGEDGVRRLRHRLGVRPVYKTVDTCAAEFAAKTPYHYSAYELDPEAETEVAEQRDKPKVLILGSGPNRIGQGIEFDYSCVHAAMALRAAGYETVMVNCNPETVSTDYDTSDRLYFEPLTFEDVLEVFHSEQRSGTVAGVIVQLGGQTPLGLAQRLADAGVPVVGTPPHAIHLAEDRGAFGQVLTDAGLPAPKYGTATSFAQAKAIADEIGYPVLVRPSYVLGGRGMEIVYDESTLAGYIARATEVSPEHPVLVDRFLDDAIEIDVDALFDGEEIFIGGVMEHIEEAGVHSGDSACALPPITLGETDVDNVRRSTRAIAEGIGVRGLLNVQYALKDDVLYVLEANPRASRTVPFVSKATAVPLAKAAARIMLGTTIAELRGEGILPAEGDGAKLPPHAPVAVKEAVLPFHRFRTPEGKGVDSLLGPEMKSTGEVMGIDVSFGMAFAKSQTASYGSLPTSGRVFVSVANRDKRAMIFPVKRLADLGFEVLATAGTAEVLRRNGIPCTVVRKHFEGADNIVDAILDGSVDMIINTPYGNHGPRVDGYEIRTAAVAKDIPCVTTIQGAAAAVHGIEAAIRGDIGVRPLQALQAALRGES, from the coding sequence ATGCCGAAGAGGACTGATCTCAAGCACGTGCTGGTGATCGGCTCGGGGCCGATCGTGATCGGCCAGGCCTGCGAGTTCGACTACTCGGGCACCCAGGCGTGCCGCGTGCTGCGCGACGAGGGCCTGCGGGTCAGCCTGGTCAACTCCAACCCGGCCACCATCATGACCGACCCGGAGTTCGCCGACGCCACCTACGTCGAGCCGATCACGCCGGAGTTCGTGGAGAAGGTGATCGCCGCCGAGCGCCCGGACGCGATCCTGGCCACCCTGGGCGGGCAGACCGCCCTGAACACCGCCATCGCGCTGCACGAGCGCGGGGTGCTGGAGAAGTACGACGTCGAGCTGATCGGCGCGGACATCGACGCCATCCAGCGCGGCGAGGACCGGCAGATCTTCAAGGACCTGGTGCGCAAGATCGGCGCCGAGGTCCCGCGCAGCGCGGTGTGCCGCACCATGGACGAGGTCCGCGCCACGGTCGCCGAGCTGGGCCTGCCGGTGGTGATCCGGCCGTCGTTCACCATGGGCGGCCTGGGCTCCGGCATGGCGCACACCCCCGAGCAGCTGGAGCGGCTGGCCGCCTCCGGGCTCGCCGAGTCCCCGGTCACCGAGGTGCTGATCGAGGAGAGCGTGCTCGGCTGGAAGGAGTACGAGCTCGAGCTCATGCGCGACCGCAACGACAACGTGGTCGTGGTGTGCTCGATCGAGAACATCGACCCGATGGGCGTGCACACCGGCGACTCGGTGACCGTCGCGCCCGCGATGACGCTGACCGACCGCGAGTACCAGCACATGCGCGACGTCGGCATCGCGGTCATCCGCGAGGTCGGCGTGGACACCGGCGGGTGCAACATCCAGTTCGCCATCAACCCGGAAACCGGGCGGATGGTCGTGATCGAAATGAACCCGCGCGTTTCCCGGTCCTCCGCGCTCGCGTCGAAGGCGACCGGCTTCCCGATCGCCAAGATCGCCGCGAAACTCGCCATCGGCTACGCCCTGGACGAAATCCGCAACGACATCACCGGCGAGACGCCGGCCAGTTTCGAGCCGACGCTGGACTACGTCGTGGTGAAGGTGCCGAGGTTCGCCTTCGAGAAGTTCCCCGGCGCGGACCGGACGCTCACCACGACCATGAAGTCGGTCGGCGAGGCGATGTCCATCGGCCGCAGCTTCGCGGAGGCGCTGGGCAAGGCGTTGCGCTCCATGGAGACCAAGGCCGCCGGCTTCTGGACCACCCCGGACCCGGACACCACGCTGGAGTCCACTCTGGACGAACTGCGCGCGGGCCACGACGGCCGGCTGTACACCGTGGACCGGGCGTTGCGCCTGGGTGCGACGATCGAGCAGGTGCACGAGGCGTCCGGCATCGACCCGTGGTTCGTCGAGCAGATCGCCTGGCTGGTCGCCCTGGGCCGGGAGATCGAGGACGCCCCGGTGCTCGACGAGCGCCTGCTGCGCAAGGCCAAGCGGGCGGGCCTGTCCGACCGGCAGATCGCCGCGCTGCGCTCCGAGCTCGCCGGCGAGGACGGCGTGCGGAGGCTGCGGCACCGGCTGGGCGTGCGGCCGGTGTACAAGACCGTCGACACCTGCGCCGCCGAGTTCGCCGCCAAGACCCCGTACCACTACTCGGCCTACGAGCTCGACCCCGAGGCGGAGACCGAGGTCGCCGAGCAGCGCGACAAGCCCAAGGTGCTGATCCTGGGCTCCGGGCCGAACCGGATCGGGCAGGGCATCGAGTTCGACTACTCCTGCGTGCACGCGGCCATGGCGCTGCGCGCCGCCGGGTACGAGACGGTGATGGTCAACTGCAACCCGGAGACCGTGTCCACCGACTACGACACCTCCGACCGCCTGTACTTCGAGCCGCTGACGTTCGAGGACGTGCTGGAGGTGTTCCACTCCGAGCAGCGCTCCGGGACCGTCGCGGGCGTGATCGTGCAGCTCGGCGGGCAGACCCCGCTGGGCCTCGCGCAGCGGCTCGCCGACGCGGGCGTGCCGGTCGTGGGCACCCCGCCGCACGCCATCCACCTCGCCGAGGACCGCGGCGCGTTCGGCCAGGTGCTCACCGACGCGGGCCTGCCCGCGCCCAAGTACGGCACCGCCACCTCTTTCGCGCAGGCCAAGGCCATCGCCGACGAGATCGGCTACCCGGTCCTGGTGCGGCCCTCCTACGTGCTCGGCGGGCGCGGCATGGAGATCGTGTACGACGAGAGCACGCTGGCCGGGTACATCGCCCGCGCCACCGAGGTCAGCCCGGAGCACCCGGTGCTGGTCGACCGGTTCCTCGACGACGCCATCGAGATCGACGTCGACGCCCTGTTCGACGGCGAGGAGATCTTCATCGGCGGCGTGATGGAGCACATCGAGGAGGCCGGCGTGCACTCCGGCGACTCGGCGTGCGCGCTGCCCCCGATCACCCTGGGCGAGACCGACGTGGACAACGTGCGGCGCTCCACCCGGGCCATCGCCGAGGGCATCGGCGTGCGCGGCCTGCTCAACGTCCAGTACGCGCTCAAGGACGACGTCCTGTACGTGCTGGAGGCCAACCCGCGGGCGTCGCGGACCGTGCCGTTCGTCTCCAAGGCGACCGCGGTGCCGCTGGCCAAGGCCGCCGCGCGGATCATGCTCGGCACGACGATCGCCGAGCTGCGCGGGGAGGGCATCCTCCCGGCCGAGGGCGACGGCGCGAAGCTGCCGCCGCACGCCCCCGTCGCGGTCAAGGAGGCCGTGCTGCCCTTCCACCGGTTCCGCACGCCGGAGGGCAAGGGCGTGGACTCGCTGCTCGGGCCGGAGATGAAGTCCACCGGCGAGGTGATGGGCATCGACGTGTCCTTCGGCATGGCCTTCGCCAAGTCCCAGACCGCCTCCTACGGCTCGCTGCCCACCTCGGGCCGGGTCTTCGTGTCGGTCGCCAACCGGGACAAGCGGGCCATGATCTTCCCGGTCAAGCGGCTCGCCGACCTGGGCTTCGAGGTGCTCGCCACGGCCGGCACCGCCGAGGTGCTGCGCCGCAACGGCATCCCGTGCACGGTGGTCCGCAAGCACTTCGAAGGCGCGGACAACATCGTCGACGCCATCCTGGACGGGTCCGTCGACATGATCATCAACACCCCTTACGGCAACCACGGCCCCAGGGTGGACGGCTACGAGATCCGCACCGCCGCTGTGGCGAAGGACATCCCGTGCGTCACGACCATCCAGGGCGCCGCCGCGGCCGTGCACGGCATCGAGGCCGCCATCCGCGGTGACATCGGCGTACGGCCCCTCCAGGCGCTCCAGGCGGCCCTGCGGGGTGAGTCGTGA
- the carA gene encoding glutamine-hydrolyzing carbamoyl-phosphate synthase small subunit: MNNSANNNSATTGAALVLEDGRVFRGESYGALGASLGEAVFSTGMTGYQETLTDPSYHRQIVVQTAPQIGNTGWNDEDDESSRIWVAGYVVRDPARVPSNWRSTRGLDEELTRQGVVGIAGIDTRMLTRHLRERGAMRAGVFSGADLGSDGEMLERVRTAPGMTGADLAGDVTTPRPYVVEAIGERQFRVAALDLGIKSNTPRMLAARGIEVHVLPLHSTFADIEALAPDGVFLSNGPGDPATQAHAVGLTREVLEKQIPLFGICFGNQILGRALGRETYKMRYGHRGINIPVIDVATGKVAITSQNHGFALEGEPGEEFGSDFGRVQLSHYCPNDGTVEGVRALEVPAFSVQYHPEAAAGPHDAAPLFDEFVMMMGGCL; the protein is encoded by the coding sequence GTGAACAACTCCGCCAACAACAACTCCGCGACGACCGGCGCCGCCCTGGTGCTGGAGGACGGCCGGGTCTTCCGCGGCGAGTCCTACGGCGCGCTCGGGGCGAGCCTGGGCGAGGCGGTGTTCTCCACCGGCATGACCGGCTACCAGGAGACCCTCACCGACCCGTCCTACCACCGCCAGATCGTGGTGCAGACCGCGCCGCAGATCGGCAACACCGGCTGGAACGACGAGGACGACGAGTCGTCCCGGATCTGGGTCGCGGGCTACGTCGTGCGCGACCCGGCGCGTGTGCCGTCCAACTGGCGCTCCACCCGCGGCCTGGACGAGGAGCTGACCCGGCAGGGCGTGGTCGGCATCGCCGGCATCGACACCCGGATGCTCACCCGCCACCTGCGCGAGCGGGGCGCGATGCGCGCCGGCGTGTTCTCCGGTGCCGACCTGGGCAGCGACGGCGAGATGCTGGAGCGGGTGCGCACCGCGCCCGGCATGACCGGCGCGGACCTGGCCGGCGACGTGACCACGCCGCGGCCCTACGTGGTCGAGGCGATCGGCGAGCGCCAGTTCCGGGTCGCCGCGCTGGACCTGGGCATCAAGTCCAACACGCCGCGGATGCTGGCCGCGCGCGGCATCGAGGTGCACGTGCTGCCACTGCACTCGACGTTCGCCGACATCGAGGCGCTCGCGCCGGACGGGGTGTTCCTGTCCAACGGCCCCGGCGACCCGGCCACCCAGGCGCACGCCGTCGGGCTGACCCGCGAGGTGCTGGAGAAGCAGATCCCGCTGTTCGGCATCTGCTTCGGCAACCAGATCCTGGGCCGCGCGCTGGGCCGCGAGACCTACAAGATGCGCTACGGCCACCGCGGCATCAACATCCCGGTGATCGACGTCGCGACCGGCAAGGTGGCCATCACCTCGCAGAACCACGGGTTCGCGCTGGAGGGCGAGCCGGGCGAGGAGTTCGGCTCCGACTTCGGCCGCGTGCAGCTGAGCCACTACTGCCCGAACGACGGCACCGTGGAGGGCGTGCGCGCCCTGGAGGTGCCGGCGTTCAGCGTGCAGTACCACCCGGAAGCGGCGGCCGGACCGCACGACGCGGCCCCGCTGTTCGACGAGTTCGTGATGATGATGGGCGGGTGCCTCTGA
- a CDS encoding PH-like domain-containing protein has protein sequence MTRVLLSLAVFAVFALAVYGMWHGWRARAKRQAEALPEFPQPPAEPGAARLETTGVYVGTTIGDDWQDRVAVGDVGHRAEAVLKLTDTGVLVERTGASAMWIPLADVLDARTARGLAGKVMTADGLLVVRWQREGQTFDTGFRGDDKDVYEQWVQALGGRA, from the coding sequence ATGACCCGCGTGCTGCTGTCCCTCGCGGTGTTCGCCGTCTTCGCCCTGGCCGTCTACGGCATGTGGCACGGCTGGCGGGCCCGCGCCAAGCGGCAGGCCGAGGCGCTGCCGGAGTTCCCCCAGCCGCCCGCCGAGCCCGGCGCGGCCAGGCTGGAGACCACCGGCGTCTACGTCGGCACCACGATCGGCGACGACTGGCAGGACCGGGTCGCGGTCGGCGACGTCGGCCACCGCGCCGAGGCCGTGCTCAAGCTGACCGACACCGGCGTGCTGGTGGAGCGGACCGGCGCGAGCGCCATGTGGATCCCGCTGGCCGACGTGCTCGACGCCCGCACCGCGCGCGGTCTGGCGGGCAAGGTGATGACCGCCGACGGTCTGCTGGTGGTGCGCTGGCAGCGCGAGGGCCAGACGTTCGACACCGGTTTCCGGGGCGACGACAAGGACGTGTACGAGCAGTGGGTGCAGGCGCTGGGAGGCCGTGCGTGA